In Chryseobacterium lactis, a single genomic region encodes these proteins:
- a CDS encoding DUF3667 domain-containing protein yields the protein MSHGKLREDKTCLNCGHQVEERFCPHCGQENIESRHPFYYLFTHFVEDFTHYDGQFWGTLKNLMFKPGALTNTYLEGKRQKFVPPVKLYIFVSFITFFVFALFPLVNLNFDGAKEQHGPDKASVFDKMRALNTNKIVDSIKAKPIMTREDSTTIKSLNVLPDSAKVDDLEEAFDMSNKIDEDVQYGGYKTRKSYDSAAAKNPSAFDFIQIPIAHKFFELKEKGVTKGEIAKNLTATSFHNLPKALFIYLPLFAFFLWIFHNKKRWWYFDHGIFTLHYFSFLLLNILFVFLIVKLTSLTDIGAINAILYLILSVLLIYIIAYFFVAHRRVYHTHGIVSFFIGGILLALNLFAFMILVVGLALVSFLMIH from the coding sequence ATGAGCCACGGAAAATTAAGAGAAGACAAAACCTGCCTCAACTGTGGGCACCAGGTCGAAGAAAGATTCTGCCCCCACTGCGGACAGGAAAATATTGAAAGCCGACATCCTTTCTATTACCTTTTTACCCATTTTGTAGAAGACTTTACCCATTATGACGGGCAGTTTTGGGGAACATTGAAAAATCTCATGTTTAAACCCGGAGCTCTTACCAATACATACCTTGAAGGAAAGAGACAAAAATTCGTTCCTCCGGTAAAGCTCTATATCTTCGTCAGTTTTATTACCTTTTTTGTATTTGCCCTTTTCCCATTGGTTAATTTAAACTTTGATGGAGCAAAGGAGCAACACGGCCCGGACAAAGCGAGTGTTTTCGATAAGATGAGAGCTCTTAACACAAATAAAATAGTGGATAGTATAAAAGCTAAACCTATAATGACGAGAGAAGATTCTACAACAATTAAAAGTTTAAATGTCTTACCGGATTCTGCTAAAGTAGATGACCTGGAGGAAGCTTTTGATATGAGTAATAAAATAGATGAGGATGTTCAATATGGAGGCTACAAGACAAGAAAATCTTATGATTCTGCGGCAGCCAAAAATCCTTCCGCTTTTGATTTTATCCAAATACCGATAGCTCATAAATTCTTCGAGCTTAAAGAAAAGGGGGTTACAAAAGGTGAGATTGCGAAAAATCTTACTGCAACATCCTTTCACAACCTGCCGAAGGCTCTTTTCATATATCTTCCATTGTTCGCTTTCTTTTTATGGATTTTTCACAACAAAAAAAGATGGTGGTATTTTGATCATGGAATTTTCACTCTCCATTATTTCTCGTTCCTTTTGCTGAATATTTTATTTGTGTTCCTTATTGTTAAATTGACCAGTCTTACAGATATTGGGGCTATTAACGCTATTCTATATCTGATATTATCTGTGTTACTAATCTATATTATCGCTTACTTCTTCGTTGCACACCGCCGTGTTTATCATACACACGGAATAGTAAGTTTCTTTATCGGAGGTATTTTGCTTGCTCTGAATTTATTTGCATTTATGATTTTGGTTGTCGGTCTTGCCCTGGTAAGTTTCCTGATGATCCACTAG
- a CDS encoding DUF6759 domain-containing protein has product MKKLLVLIGISSMLTSCNVNYGGYPIRTSYPGGNSGGSIANTDREYNELLKTYKPETAEVLSDLLNNDDPASLRTSISVENKSPCNMVLTISGNNFFKKIPIGAGKIGYTMIPKNQNYSLSGMVCNSRYQSNKYITSSYSITLRN; this is encoded by the coding sequence ATGAAAAAGCTATTAGTCCTTATCGGAATTTCTTCCATGCTAACCAGTTGTAATGTTAATTATGGAGGTTATCCTATAAGAACCTCCTATCCTGGCGGTAATTCCGGCGGAAGCATAGCCAATACAGATAGAGAATATAATGAACTGCTGAAGACCTACAAACCCGAAACGGCTGAGGTTCTTAGTGATCTTCTTAATAATGATGATCCTGCCAGCCTGAGAACATCTATCTCGGTAGAAAATAAGTCACCTTGTAATATGGTTCTAACTATAAGCGGAAACAATTTCTTTAAAAAGATTCCTATCGGTGCCGGAAAAATAGGCTATACAATGATTCCTAAAAATCAAAATTACAGTTTGTCCGGAATGGTTTGTAATTCGAGATATCAATCTAATAAATACATTACAAGCTCCTATTCTATAACGCTTAGAAACTAA
- the rpsI gene encoding 30S ribosomal protein S9: MSIVHKIGRRKTSVARVYVRPGSGVITVNGKDATTYFSTDVMVYKLNQPFILSETVGQYDVTVNVFGGGNTGQAEVIRLGISRALCEINAEFRLALKPAGLLTRDARMVERKKPGQKKARKRFQFSKR, from the coding sequence ATGTCTATAGTTCATAAAATCGGAAGAAGAAAAACTTCTGTAGCAAGAGTTTATGTAAGACCAGGTTCTGGTGTTATTACAGTAAACGGTAAAGATGCTACAACTTATTTCTCTACAGACGTGATGGTTTATAAATTAAACCAACCGTTTATCCTTTCTGAGACTGTTGGTCAGTATGACGTTACCGTAAATGTTTTCGGTGGTGGTAATACAGGTCAGGCAGAGGTTATCAGATTAGGTATTTCAAGAGCTTTATGCGAGATCAACGCTGAGTTCAGATTAGCATTGAAGCCTGCTGGTTTACTTACAAGAGACGCAAGAATGGTGGAAAGAAAGAAGCCAGGTCAGAAAAAAGCAAGAAAGAGATTCCAATTCTCAAAACGTTAA
- the rpsB gene encoding 30S ribosomal protein S2: MAKANVKDLLEAGVHFGHMTRKWNPNMAPYIFMEKNGIHIVDLHKTAVKLDEACSALEKLTSAGKKVLFVATKKQAKEVVAKHASELNMPYITERWPGGMLTNFVTIRKAVKKMNSIDKMKKDGTFETLSKKERLQVDRQRANLEKNLGSISDMVRLPSAIFVVDILREHIAVTEAKKLGIPVFGIVDTNSDPRKVDFVIPGNDDASKSIDMILSIVSDSIKEGQSQRKADKEKSKEEGEKVSADTDADFDAE; this comes from the coding sequence ATGGCAAAAGCAAATGTAAAAGACCTTTTAGAGGCTGGCGTACACTTCGGTCACATGACTAGAAAGTGGAACCCAAATATGGCTCCATACATTTTTATGGAGAAAAACGGTATTCACATTGTAGACTTACATAAAACAGCAGTTAAATTGGATGAAGCTTGTAGCGCTTTAGAAAAATTAACTTCTGCAGGTAAAAAAGTTCTTTTCGTAGCTACTAAGAAGCAAGCGAAAGAAGTTGTTGCAAAACACGCTTCAGAACTTAATATGCCTTATATTACAGAAAGATGGCCAGGTGGTATGTTAACGAACTTCGTTACTATCAGAAAGGCTGTAAAGAAGATGAACTCTATCGACAAAATGAAAAAAGACGGTACGTTCGAAACTTTATCTAAAAAAGAAAGATTACAAGTTGACAGACAAAGAGCTAACTTAGAGAAAAACTTAGGTTCTATCTCTGACATGGTTAGACTTCCTTCTGCAATCTTTGTAGTTGATATCTTAAGAGAGCACATCGCTGTAACTGAAGCTAAGAAATTAGGTATTCCAGTTTTCGGTATCGTTGATACGAACTCTGATCCTAGAAAAGTAGACTTCGTTATTCCAGGAAATGATGATGCTTCTAAATCTATCGATATGATTTTGAGTATTGTTTCTGATTCTATCAAAGAAGGTCAGTCTCAAAGAAAAGCTGATAAAGAAAAATCTAAAGAAGAAGGAGAAAAAGTATCTGCTGATACAGATGCTGATTTCGATGCTGAATAA
- a CDS encoding DUF6759 domain-containing protein, translated as MKKNFLTILFFTFLFPGFTFAQKGSKDILKSTNIPEIEEYLKNSHPDDPKRSVLKPKLIALKNSEWTKGKKNARPMEARPVISDIPKSVMRNPTSDEAEEFKRLLAETSAEHKSKTVQLLNAMLNEDITKKEAILLFKNNSDCNIVLRIEGKGFYNLAVPAHGENFIVLNKGSYTLNSNVCDMKYTSLKDIKRSIFVTIDNPGKPGAESKNTIEDPEPEKPLKKKKIKK; from the coding sequence ATGAAAAAAAATTTTTTAACGATCTTATTCTTCACATTTCTTTTCCCAGGCTTTACTTTCGCACAAAAAGGGAGTAAAGACATTTTAAAAAGCACAAATATCCCGGAAATTGAAGAATACCTAAAGAACTCGCATCCCGACGATCCAAAGAGAAGCGTGCTGAAACCTAAGCTCATTGCTTTAAAAAACTCCGAATGGACAAAAGGGAAAAAGAATGCCAGACCTATGGAAGCAAGGCCTGTGATTTCAGACATTCCTAAGAGTGTCATGAGAAATCCGACCTCTGATGAGGCAGAAGAATTCAAACGGCTACTTGCAGAAACATCTGCTGAGCATAAGAGCAAGACCGTACAACTTCTGAATGCCATGCTTAATGAAGATATTACAAAGAAGGAAGCTATTCTTTTGTTCAAAAATAATTCGGATTGTAATATTGTACTCAGAATTGAAGGAAAAGGTTTTTACAATCTTGCTGTGCCTGCTCATGGAGAGAATTTCATTGTGCTCAACAAAGGTTCTTACACCTTGAACAGTAATGTTTGTGATATGAAATATACCTCCCTGAAGGACATAAAAAGAAGTATATTTGTAACGATTGATAATCCGGGGAAGCCAGGAGCAGAATCAAAAAATACCATAGAAGATCCTGAGCCGGAAAAACCTTTGAAAAAAAAGAAAATAAAAAAATAG
- a CDS encoding bacteriocin-like protein yields the protein MKNLKKVSRTELRTITGGYRSCLDGCSMEMGEMCCGGVCRIGVVVPTTDPDFPEFTVCPKK from the coding sequence ATGAAAAATTTAAAGAAAGTCTCAAGAACTGAGCTAAGAACAATTACAGGAGGATACAGAAGCTGTCTGGATGGCTGCAGTATGGAAATGGGAGAAATGTGCTGTGGCGGTGTATGTAGAATCGGAGTCGTTGTTCCGACTACAGACCCGGATTTCCCTGAATTCACAGTATGTCCTAAGAAATAA
- the rplM gene encoding 50S ribosomal protein L13, whose product MNTLSYKTVSANKATANKEWVVVDAEGQPLGRLASTVAKILRGKHKTNFTPHVDCGDNVIVLNAGKITLSGNKWADKTYIWHTGYPGGQKSMTAAELQKKDSLKVLEKSVKGMLPKNRLGSAILKNLYLYEGTEHKHEAQQPKTINVNEFK is encoded by the coding sequence GTGAATACATTAAGTTACAAAACTGTTTCAGCGAACAAAGCTACTGCTAATAAAGAATGGGTTGTGGTAGACGCTGAAGGACAGCCGTTAGGAAGACTAGCTTCTACGGTTGCAAAGATTTTGAGAGGTAAGCACAAAACGAACTTTACACCTCACGTAGATTGTGGTGATAACGTAATCGTTTTGAATGCTGGGAAAATTACGCTTTCCGGAAATAAGTGGGCTGATAAGACTTACATCTGGCATACAGGTTATCCTGGTGGACAGAAGTCTATGACTGCGGCTGAACTTCAAAAGAAAGATTCTTTAAAAGTATTAGAGAAGTCTGTAAAAGGTATGTTACCTAAAAACAGATTAGGATCTGCTATTCTTAAGAACCTTTATTTATATGAAGGAACTGAGCACAAACATGAAGCTCAACAGCCTAAAACAATTAATGTTAACGAATTTAAATAA